A region from the Riemerella anatipestifer genome encodes:
- a CDS encoding DEAD/DEAH box helicase family protein: MQLEITNSAFQDYPIEFKEINPEDFQYIFNPDGTREERNCFEIENNGEKIIVSPNEDGYINEELQSHIELEHKNTVVINAAVGQGKSYSIIQIIKRYYDAMQNGGQQYLIFVASPFVSLVKQYYDDIVEAGIPESQIYNYNNLGRYTETNYLDRAIQVITVNTLLGNPGEDGFKNSDIKREYLNHLTTYCEENNIKAVFIYDELHDSFQNFKQKYIFNLWKWRNVIHKNFVLSATYNEASKVVIEYLAELTDFKIQIIESERVRFPQKQSSLYLHYSPDNNFTSSTLEIKELITKLISRGKKIDILCYSKTLAKSLLNSRDKIGKLLVETYGEIKDCTSELITNQRPENEEPKNQFDNTKCNVGTNFKTGVSIRKENHAFIIILPPRSTRMWFRNKYGIFSGGINSVIQALARQRNKGEIHIILSRPDKFDFSTLKHTEMNPLQKEEFENYYNLITYHKDPKKLVKYIKLNRQNFFLREFYENKLRGNIKNEIEAIENNLSRFNLAKLSYPTYDEFKLENGEEFLANEYPIFGEDISAYLTFAALTNQFINCKLVGINYKRTLFFKEGELQENLTQYFNIYFGEDYYNSITTYSNFNMFYTEIRNKLFNSFTFKFKKDANRRWEIISSYSNKLFENQLLRFCAIQYFQNNYYYPDEIKNKNHDIEYTRSNYFLDCIAVARTINLEQIDYSDEYKNKIKAYQNLDYFRTKVINYIGTTTRGRRFNYLPIKPLSGFLNTDETSKALETIDLLIENDDFIGNNIFNFKRNFEDKTTEQKIESFYRILLEDFFMSLETYKKVTINGDRLLVKPITAYIPLPNPSRVINLVQPADYEPNYLEQYSRCISELYGSEETYQNIINEALKNLNQEN, translated from the coding sequence ATGCAATTAGAAATTACCAACTCTGCTTTCCAAGATTACCCTATAGAATTTAAGGAAATCAATCCTGAAGATTTTCAATATATTTTCAACCCTGATGGAACTAGAGAAGAAAGAAATTGTTTTGAAATTGAAAATAATGGAGAGAAAATCATTGTTTCTCCTAATGAAGATGGTTATATCAATGAAGAATTACAAAGCCACATTGAACTAGAACATAAAAATACTGTGGTTATTAATGCAGCAGTAGGACAAGGCAAATCTTACTCAATTATACAAATCATAAAAAGGTATTATGATGCTATGCAAAATGGAGGGCAACAATACCTCATTTTTGTAGCTAGTCCATTTGTGAGTTTAGTAAAGCAATACTATGACGATATTGTAGAAGCAGGAATACCTGAAAGCCAAATTTACAATTATAACAATCTTGGGAGATATACTGAAACAAACTATCTTGACAGAGCTATACAAGTTATTACTGTAAATACCCTTTTAGGAAATCCTGGGGAAGATGGTTTTAAAAACTCTGACATCAAGAGAGAATATCTCAATCACCTAACTACATACTGCGAGGAAAACAATATTAAAGCAGTTTTTATTTATGATGAGTTGCATGATTCTTTTCAGAACTTCAAACAAAAATATATATTTAATCTATGGAAATGGAGGAATGTAATACACAAAAATTTTGTACTAAGTGCCACCTATAATGAGGCTTCTAAAGTAGTTATAGAATATCTAGCTGAACTCACAGATTTTAAAATTCAAATTATAGAATCTGAAAGAGTAAGATTTCCTCAAAAGCAAAGCTCTCTGTATTTACATTATTCTCCTGACAATAATTTTACTTCTAGCACATTAGAAATCAAAGAACTAATCACAAAACTAATCTCTAGAGGAAAGAAAATAGACATCTTATGTTATTCTAAAACTTTAGCAAAAAGCCTGCTTAATTCTAGAGATAAAATAGGAAAACTACTTGTAGAAACCTATGGAGAAATAAAAGATTGTACTTCTGAACTCATCACTAACCAAAGACCTGAAAATGAAGAGCCAAAAAACCAGTTTGATAATACAAAATGTAATGTTGGCACTAACTTTAAGACAGGAGTAAGTATTAGGAAAGAAAACCATGCATTTATCATTATTCTTCCACCTAGAAGTACAAGAATGTGGTTCAGAAATAAATATGGCATTTTTTCAGGAGGCATCAACTCTGTTATTCAAGCTTTAGCTAGACAAAGAAACAAGGGAGAAATACATATTATCTTATCAAGACCAGATAAATTTGACTTTTCTACCCTAAAGCATACAGAGATGAACCCTCTACAAAAAGAGGAGTTTGAGAATTATTACAACCTAATAACCTATCATAAAGACCCTAAAAAACTAGTAAAGTATATCAAACTAAACAGACAAAATTTTTTCCTAAGAGAATTTTATGAAAATAAATTAAGAGGAAATATTAAGAATGAAATTGAAGCTATTGAGAATAATTTATCTAGGTTCAATCTAGCTAAATTAAGCTACCCTACTTATGATGAGTTTAAACTTGAAAATGGAGAAGAGTTTTTAGCTAATGAATATCCTATATTTGGAGAAGATATAAGTGCATATCTAACTTTTGCGGCATTAACCAATCAATTCATTAATTGTAAGCTGGTGGGAATTAATTATAAGAGAACATTGTTTTTTAAAGAAGGAGAGCTACAAGAAAATTTAACTCAATACTTCAATATATATTTTGGAGAAGACTACTACAATAGCATAACCACTTATTCTAATTTCAATATGTTCTATACAGAAATTAGAAATAAACTCTTCAATAGTTTTACCTTTAAATTTAAAAAAGATGCTAATAGAAGATGGGAAATCATTTCTTCATATTCAAATAAATTATTTGAAAATCAACTTCTAAGATTTTGTGCCATACAATATTTTCAAAATAACTATTATTATCCTGATGAGATTAAAAATAAAAATCATGATATTGAATATACTCGGAGCAACTATTTTTTAGATTGTATTGCTGTAGCTAGAACTATTAATCTAGAGCAAATAGACTATTCTGATGAATACAAAAACAAAATAAAGGCATATCAGAATTTAGATTATTTTAGAACTAAAGTTATAAACTATATTGGCACCACTACAAGAGGAAGAAGATTTAATTATTTACCTATAAAACCACTATCAGGTTTTTTAAATACAGATGAAACTTCAAAGGCTTTAGAAACAATTGATTTATTGATAGAAAATGATGATTTTATAGGAAATAACATTTTCAATTTTAAAAGAAATTTTGAAGACAAAACAACGGAACAAAAGATAGAGTCATTTTACAGAATTTTATTAGAAGATTTTTTTATGTCTCTCGAAACATATAAAAAAGTAACCATTAATGGAGACAGACTACTTGTTAAACCTATTACTGCTTATATCCCACTTCCTAATCCTTCTAGGGTAATTAATCTAGTACAACCTGCTGATTATGAACCAAATTATTTAGAGCAATATTCTCGGTGCATTTCAGAACTTTATGGAAGTGAAGAAACATATCAGAACATCATCAATGAGGCTTTGAAAAATCTAAACCAAGAGAATTAA
- a CDS encoding AAA family ATPase produces the protein MQLRPSERKRAKIKMALQGSAGSGKTYSSLLLAQGLTNGDFSKVAIIDTENGSADLYAHLGNYNVLSMQPPFSPQKYVQAIEVCEKAGMEVIILDSISHCWDYLLDYHSSLAGNSFTNWAKIKPLEKLFIDKILQSNAHVIATMRTKQDYVLNQKDGKFIPEKVGLKAVQRDGLDFEFTLVFDVDIKHFAVASKDRTEIFMDKPEFIITSETGKKILDWCNSGKLEVPSSSKELSEQEVYQEIQMCNSLSELLALYQKYPHYQKNLKPDFEAKKSLLIQLTNPQNFSQNGHAKHH, from the coding sequence ATGCAACTAAGACCAAGTGAAAGAAAAAGAGCCAAGATAAAAATGGCTTTACAAGGAAGTGCAGGAAGTGGTAAAACTTACTCAAGTTTGCTACTAGCACAAGGACTAACCAATGGAGACTTTTCTAAAGTAGCCATTATTGACACAGAAAATGGAAGTGCTGACTTATATGCTCATTTAGGTAATTACAATGTACTTTCTATGCAGCCTCCATTTAGTCCTCAAAAGTATGTACAAGCTATTGAAGTTTGCGAGAAAGCAGGAATGGAGGTAATTATTTTAGATAGTATTTCTCATTGTTGGGATTATCTGTTAGATTATCACAGTTCCTTAGCTGGAAATAGCTTTACCAATTGGGCTAAAATTAAGCCTTTGGAGAAATTATTTATTGATAAAATACTTCAATCTAATGCTCATGTAATTGCTACTATGAGGACTAAACAGGACTATGTACTCAATCAAAAAGATGGGAAGTTTATCCCTGAAAAAGTAGGTTTAAAGGCTGTTCAAAGAGATGGGTTAGACTTTGAGTTTACTCTAGTTTTTGATGTGGATATTAAGCATTTTGCTGTAGCTAGTAAGGACAGAACTGAAATTTTTATGGATAAACCTGAGTTTATCATCACTTCTGAAACAGGTAAGAAAATTCTAGATTGGTGTAATTCTGGAAAGCTAGAAGTTCCATCTAGCTCTAAAGAATTATCTGAGCAAGAAGTGTATCAAGAAATTCAAATGTGTAACTCCTTATCAGAGTTATTGGCTCTGTATCAGAAGTACCCACACTATCAGAAGAATTTAAAACCTGATTTTGAAGCTAAGAAATCCCTTTTAATACAATTAACCAACCCTCAAAACTTTAGTCAAAATGGACACGCAAAACATCATTAA
- a CDS encoding DUF3871 family protein, translating to MDTQNIIKPATLEEAFEIPNSTTIIGNETSTMELRNVAKKSIRDVFLDNSNSIEDAEVYYPSKMNEEPKSEPKNQVQTFLMANSVVTSAVEEPKDNKPSPFIVANTTEVPLLHLKQDCIVPVFSKDNERTIAHQEFIEVILNATQKVFPHHSMTIPEIRVSHQIKGRVPEAIHKNVKDLLDHEKTIYYERMAFIVKIPSITEVVNGNKLSLCIGGVRAYNQENLYSKKTLEKFKFFIGFQNQVCMNLCVWSDGFVEDMRVSNALELQSKALEVMQNYNADLHLMEMKELSQDFLTEHQFAQLIGKSRLYQHLPKFEKSKIPVLNFNDSHINTLAKDYYEDKNFCRKEDGRINLWSVYNLFTQANKSSYIDTFLDRNLNAFEFSKGIQKTLNGNSSYHWFLS from the coding sequence ATGGACACGCAAAACATCATTAAACCTGCTACTTTAGAAGAAGCCTTTGAAATTCCAAATTCTACTACCATAATAGGGAATGAAACAAGTACAATGGAATTAAGGAATGTAGCTAAGAAATCTATTAGAGATGTATTTCTAGATAACTCTAATAGTATAGAAGATGCAGAGGTCTATTACCCAAGTAAAATGAATGAAGAACCTAAGTCTGAACCTAAAAATCAAGTTCAGACTTTTTTAATGGCTAATTCTGTAGTTACTTCTGCTGTAGAGGAACCAAAAGATAATAAGCCTAGTCCTTTCATTGTAGCTAATACTACAGAAGTACCTCTACTTCATCTAAAACAAGATTGTATTGTGCCTGTATTTAGTAAAGACAATGAGAGAACTATTGCCCATCAAGAGTTTATAGAAGTAATACTCAATGCTACTCAAAAGGTATTCCCTCATCATAGCATGACTATTCCTGAAATTAGGGTATCTCATCAAATTAAAGGGAGAGTGCCTGAGGCTATTCATAAAAATGTGAAAGATTTATTAGACCATGAGAAAACCATTTATTATGAAAGAATGGCTTTTATAGTAAAAATCCCTAGCATTACAGAGGTTGTGAATGGAAATAAGCTATCTCTTTGTATAGGAGGAGTGAGGGCATATAATCAAGAGAACTTGTATAGTAAAAAAACACTTGAGAAGTTTAAGTTTTTCATTGGGTTTCAAAATCAAGTCTGTATGAATTTGTGTGTTTGGAGTGATGGTTTTGTGGAAGATATGAGAGTTTCTAATGCATTAGAACTACAATCTAAAGCCCTAGAAGTAATGCAAAATTATAATGCAGATTTACATCTTATGGAAATGAAAGAGCTTTCTCAAGATTTTCTTACAGAACATCAGTTTGCACAACTTATAGGTAAATCTAGGCTATACCAACATCTTCCTAAATTTGAGAAGTCTAAAATCCCTGTACTTAATTTTAATGACAGCCATATTAACACTCTAGCTAAAGATTATTATGAGGATAAGAACTTCTGTAGGAAAGAAGATGGCAGGATAAATCTATGGAGTGTTTATAATCTCTTTACTCAGGCTAATAAGTCTTCTTATATAGATACTTTCCTAGACAGGAATTTGAATGCTTTTGAGTTTTCTAAAGGCATTCAAAAAACTCTCAATGGTAATTCTAGTTATCATTGGTTTTTGAGTTAA
- the dndC gene encoding DNA phosphorothioation system sulfurtransferase DndC, producing the protein MEIKSKKINRIIDEIIDEYAYSQNKERPWIIGFSGGKDSTVLLTLVWIALKKIRETFDTPYQLKRKVYVVCNDTMVENPIISNYVEDVLSKISVEAREQDLPIFVKKTTPKLEESFWVNVIGKGYPVPNNAFRWCTDKLKIRPTSSFLMEQIDEKGEAIVLLGTRYDESATRERSIKKHEVSGSRLSRHQSSVNTYVYAPIKELMLEEVWYIINTIPSPWKFDNSILFKIYSDASADDYECPTVVTNKKHTSCGQSRFGCWTCTVVKNDKSMNSLVNNGQEWMQPLLNFRNQLSEERNLSENRMDIRRNGQPAIREDGSFNGTYTHIYRYKILKNLLTIQNNIQKGRPHISLISNQELIAIQVIWNRDGYFDHSVGELYKSIYNKNISTRSLNSLNNTEKRLLNEVCENDSNYYNLIENLITLQESKTLMVSKFGIGNDIEMRIESFVKSIER; encoded by the coding sequence ATGGAAATTAAAAGTAAAAAAATCAATAGAATTATAGATGAAATTATAGATGAGTATGCTTATTCTCAGAATAAAGAAAGACCATGGATAATTGGATTTAGTGGGGGAAAGGACTCTACCGTATTACTTACCTTGGTTTGGATTGCTCTAAAAAAAATTAGAGAAACTTTTGATACTCCTTACCAACTTAAAAGAAAAGTTTACGTAGTTTGTAATGACACAATGGTTGAAAATCCAATAATTTCAAATTATGTAGAGGACGTTTTAAGTAAAATTTCAGTTGAAGCACGAGAACAAGATTTACCGATTTTTGTAAAAAAAACCACTCCAAAATTAGAAGAATCCTTTTGGGTTAATGTGATTGGAAAAGGGTATCCAGTTCCAAACAATGCATTTAGATGGTGTACTGATAAACTAAAGATAAGACCTACATCAAGTTTTTTAATGGAGCAAATTGATGAAAAAGGTGAAGCAATTGTTCTTTTAGGTACCAGATATGATGAAAGTGCTACAAGAGAAAGATCAATAAAGAAACATGAAGTATCAGGAAGTAGGCTGTCTAGACATCAAAGCTCAGTGAATACTTATGTATACGCTCCAATAAAAGAATTAATGCTAGAAGAAGTTTGGTACATCATTAATACAATTCCTTCTCCTTGGAAATTTGACAATTCTATTCTATTCAAAATCTATTCTGATGCCAGTGCTGATGATTATGAGTGTCCTACTGTCGTCACAAATAAAAAACACACCTCTTGTGGACAGTCTAGATTTGGTTGTTGGACTTGTACGGTGGTAAAGAATGATAAGTCAATGAATTCATTGGTTAATAATGGGCAGGAATGGATGCAGCCACTACTAAATTTTAGAAATCAACTTTCTGAAGAGAGAAATCTATCTGAAAATAGGATGGATATTAGACGAAATGGGCAACCTGCTATTAGGGAGGATGGTTCATTTAATGGAACTTATACCCATATTTACAGATATAAAATTTTAAAAAACTTATTAACAATACAAAATAACATTCAAAAAGGAAGACCTCATATTAGCCTTATTTCTAACCAAGAGCTTATTGCTATTCAGGTAATTTGGAATAGAGATGGTTATTTTGATCATAGTGTTGGTGAACTTTATAAAAGCATTTACAATAAAAACATCAGTACTAGAAGTTTAAATAGTCTTAATAATACAGAGAAAAGATTATTAAATGAAGTCTGTGAAAATGATTCAAACTATTATAATCTTATAGAGAATTTAATTACCCTACAGGAATCTAAAACTTTGATGGTTTCTAAGTTTGGAATTGGTAATGACATTGAAATGAGAATTGAATCCTTTGTAAAAAGTATAGAAAGATGA
- a CDS encoding AAA family ATPase: protein MKIDKVILENFRVYSGLNKIKFNDNPSKNITLISGKNGYGKTTFLTSLIWCFYGKMMVEVEEKYRNDIKNLGGYEKFLETLYSKTSNNLINPVLSVEIVLNDVLIPSIPCKTLSIKRTFDIISKLENLEVLIDGFENELTKQVGFDVFINDFVLPREIAKFFFFDAEKIVSLAEAKTKNELKSLSRAYSEVLGIKKYEDLRKNLQSIISRFKRNGANALERTKLDDFIKKEQEYRELIEINENKQKLIDNEINSLRQQSELLQEKLIREGNKITLNELMEIKEQRDLLKEDSIRIKNKLKNFLEVIPFIIAGKKFEDLKNQIDLEKNSKLTNQKVLIEELKDFADKIKHNINTLVKDEKLRFDLLSSINNEVFKSRNIKKKSPSNILLDLDESSINIFDSLYSRIKNSFSEQFQSIVQEEKNNRVLLNKTLYKIKAAESKTDNPVTLQVREDKLVIDNKIFKLIRDKEILIEELGGLRSKYTSTEKILSELEKQFKVRETDLKKFEITTNLLQKISTLITKIKDEKKYSLQKSILLEFNKIMHKEDFIKNVRVNVHDEYMDIDLLDKEGFVIDKNLLSKGEQQLYATALLKALVVESGINFPVFIDSPLQKFDKNHSLNIIKEFYPTISDQVVLFPLLEKELTFNEFELMKDNISKVYLIENFDKKSKFKEVKKIDDLFNSKNLENVYSN from the coding sequence ATGAAAATTGACAAAGTAATTTTAGAAAATTTCAGAGTGTACAGTGGATTAAATAAAATAAAATTTAATGATAATCCATCAAAAAACATAACCCTTATTTCTGGTAAAAACGGATATGGTAAAACTACATTTCTCACTTCTTTAATTTGGTGCTTTTATGGTAAAATGATGGTTGAGGTTGAGGAAAAATACAGAAATGATATAAAAAATCTAGGCGGTTATGAGAAATTTTTAGAAACGTTATATTCTAAAACATCTAATAACCTTATTAACCCAGTGCTTAGTGTAGAAATTGTTTTGAATGATGTTTTAATTCCTTCTATTCCATGCAAAACATTATCAATAAAAAGAACATTTGATATCATTAGTAAATTAGAAAATTTAGAAGTTTTAATCGATGGTTTTGAAAATGAACTCACTAAACAAGTTGGTTTTGATGTATTTATTAATGATTTTGTTTTACCTAGAGAAATAGCAAAATTTTTCTTCTTTGATGCAGAAAAGATTGTTTCTCTTGCAGAAGCTAAAACCAAGAATGAACTTAAATCACTTAGTAGAGCTTATTCTGAGGTTTTAGGTATAAAAAAATATGAAGATTTAAGAAAGAATTTACAAAGTATTATTAGCAGATTTAAGAGAAATGGAGCAAATGCTTTAGAAAGAACAAAACTTGATGATTTTATTAAAAAAGAACAAGAATACAGAGAGTTAATAGAAATTAATGAAAACAAGCAAAAACTGATTGATAATGAGATCAACTCTTTGAGGCAACAATCTGAACTTTTACAGGAGAAACTAATAAGAGAAGGCAATAAAATAACTCTTAATGAACTTATGGAAATTAAGGAGCAGAGAGACTTATTGAAAGAAGACTCCATAAGGATTAAGAATAAACTTAAGAATTTTTTAGAGGTAATTCCTTTTATTATAGCGGGAAAAAAGTTTGAAGATTTAAAAAATCAGATTGACTTAGAAAAAAACTCAAAATTGACCAATCAGAAAGTTTTAATCGAAGAGTTGAAAGATTTTGCTGACAAGATAAAACATAACATCAATACTCTTGTTAAAGATGAAAAATTAAGGTTTGATTTATTATCTTCTATTAACAATGAAGTCTTTAAAAGTAGAAATATTAAAAAAAAATCTCCATCAAACATTTTGTTAGACTTAGATGAAAGTTCAATAAATATATTTGATTCATTGTACTCTAGAATAAAGAACTCTTTTTCAGAACAATTTCAATCAATAGTTCAAGAGGAAAAGAATAACAGAGTATTACTAAATAAGACTTTATATAAAATTAAAGCAGCTGAATCAAAAACAGATAATCCTGTTACTTTACAAGTTCGTGAAGACAAACTAGTTATTGATAATAAAATTTTTAAATTAATTAGAGATAAAGAAATTCTTATTGAAGAATTAGGTGGTTTAAGAAGTAAATACACTTCTACTGAAAAAATCCTTTCTGAGCTCGAAAAACAATTTAAAGTTAGAGAAACTGATTTAAAAAAATTTGAAATAACCACAAATCTTCTTCAAAAAATCTCAACTCTAATTACTAAAATTAAGGATGAAAAAAAATATTCTTTACAAAAATCTATATTGCTAGAATTTAATAAAATTATGCACAAAGAAGATTTTATTAAGAATGTAAGGGTAAATGTTCATGACGAGTATATGGATATTGACTTACTTGATAAGGAAGGATTTGTTATTGATAAAAACTTGCTTTCTAAAGGAGAACAACAGCTTTATGCAACTGCACTTTTGAAAGCTTTGGTGGTGGAGTCAGGAATAAATTTCCCTGTTTTTATAGACAGTCCATTACAGAAATTTGATAAAAATCATTCTCTAAATATTATCAAAGAGTTTTATCCTACTATCTCAGATCAAGTAGTTTTATTTCCACTATTAGAAAAAGAACTAACTTTTAATGAATTTGAACTAATGAAAGATAATATTTCCAAAGTTTATTTGATTGAAAATTTTGATAAAAAATCAAAATTCAAAGAAGTAAAAAAAATAGATGATTTATTTAATTCTAAAAACTTAGAAAATGTTTACTCAAATTAA
- a CDS encoding DndE family protein produces MFTQIKTSKKNKDVVATLTRKLSLGTENNIARIAMVYSLSKDIKLDIKDLEDYGGKEYSRSVLFGDYYDYYIGLVCVHYNLYKSDKEIPKYVKLHIDHGLSLLNEEINLRSNIDGFDFLTEKIAASK; encoded by the coding sequence ATGTTTACTCAAATTAAAACTTCTAAAAAGAATAAAGACGTCGTGGCAACATTAACTAGGAAGCTAAGTTTAGGTACAGAAAATAATATTGCAAGGATTGCAATGGTCTATTCTTTATCTAAAGATATCAAACTTGACATAAAGGATTTAGAAGATTATGGAGGCAAAGAATATTCTAGGTCTGTACTTTTTGGAGATTACTATGATTATTATATTGGTTTGGTTTGTGTACACTATAACCTATACAAATCAGATAAAGAAATTCCAAAATATGTTAAACTTCATATTGACCATGGTTTATCTCTTCTTAATGAAGAAATAAACCTAAGATCCAATATTGATGGTTTTGATTTTTTGACTGAAAAAATTGCTGCATCAAAATAG
- a CDS encoding AAA family ATPase — protein MASIINSISFKNFFNYYGDYDDTRYDFEEGVNIIVADNGAGKSKFFNAFLWLFYDQVLDSDDKIKKGIKDIPVKIISDKAKLETSIGASVETGIQIEYSTGRHKYRIKKSFTATKIREDITSADSWQVIMNDTEVDQTELVLPKYKPVYDEEEKEKIIKKLILPNLRQYSFFQGEEVDSIIDFGKKSSIEDAVRTLTDISDYEKLVSLSKYLKESAEKDLNRIMKSNNEHNERLDKALKLKEDLDKSLNNEETKLQEIISLYDEAEREKNELEQNFSNAEKRNELDLEIKEKNKKLREVADEYEAFLDGINNRFFDGNFSWISLGFDNVESQFQEKIQAYREKHFEKKALKNITDDPNKFFHFLPLDSPDAVSLKNMIDKEHCFVCDRPAKAGTEPHNHFIKLRNRAVDEKKDVEFVKNNLVALFDGIQVNAQPFYNKISGIRESILKTRKKEIALSERVSKLKKEVKALTDERKDILIAGTEDEDAKTIINRYKGAIRRLENSSNQIDRIKANIFELRTKIINTEKEIQSLRPSDIPEGYNLNYEINSDLYDATLKAKERVYENMISLLERYANEHFQELIKYNSLAGGILKFEKSPSGSINFNYLDSAGNTVHGSSEGFQRMKKFSVVMAVISANTTKYNYPLLADAPISAFGEGFTEGFFESTGKVFPQSIVLVKDLYKSNDDMKINDLGKKLLRDTNVKTFYVNQVPKDVEQVELFTTKIKLK, from the coding sequence ATGGCTTCTATTATAAACAGTATTTCATTCAAAAATTTCTTTAATTATTATGGTGATTATGATGATACGAGATATGATTTTGAAGAGGGTGTCAATATCATAGTTGCAGATAATGGAGCGGGAAAATCTAAGTTTTTCAATGCTTTTCTTTGGTTATTTTATGATCAAGTTTTAGATTCTGACGATAAAATAAAGAAAGGAATAAAAGATATTCCAGTAAAAATTATTTCAGACAAGGCAAAGTTAGAAACTTCAATAGGAGCTAGTGTTGAAACTGGAATTCAGATAGAGTATTCTACAGGTAGACATAAATATAGAATTAAAAAATCTTTTACAGCAACAAAAATTAGAGAGGATATTACATCTGCTGATAGTTGGCAAGTCATAATGAATGATACTGAAGTTGATCAAACAGAATTGGTTTTACCCAAATATAAGCCTGTCTATGATGAAGAAGAAAAGGAAAAAATAATTAAAAAACTAATACTTCCCAATTTAAGACAGTATTCATTTTTCCAAGGTGAAGAAGTAGATAGTATTATTGATTTTGGAAAAAAATCTAGTATTGAAGATGCTGTAAGGACTCTTACAGATATCAGTGACTACGAAAAATTAGTTTCGTTATCTAAATATTTAAAAGAAAGCGCAGAAAAAGACTTGAACAGAATTATGAAGTCTAATAATGAGCATAATGAAAGATTAGATAAAGCACTAAAACTTAAAGAAGATTTAGATAAATCATTAAATAATGAAGAAACCAAACTTCAAGAAATCATTAGCTTGTATGATGAAGCAGAAAGAGAAAAAAATGAGTTAGAACAGAATTTTTCAAATGCTGAAAAAAGAAATGAATTAGACTTAGAAATAAAGGAAAAAAACAAAAAACTAAGAGAAGTTGCTGATGAGTATGAAGCTTTTCTAGATGGTATTAATAATAGGTTTTTTGATGGGAACTTTTCTTGGATTTCATTGGGATTTGATAATGTGGAGAGTCAATTTCAAGAAAAAATTCAAGCTTACAGAGAAAAACATTTTGAAAAAAAGGCACTAAAAAATATTACTGATGACCCTAATAAATTTTTCCATTTTTTACCTTTAGATTCTCCAGATGCTGTTTCTTTAAAAAACATGATTGATAAGGAACATTGTTTTGTGTGTGATAGACCAGCTAAAGCAGGAACAGAACCGCATAATCATTTTATTAAACTTAGAAATAGGGCTGTTGATGAAAAAAAAGATGTTGAATTTGTAAAAAATAACCTTGTAGCTCTGTTTGATGGAATTCAAGTAAATGCACAGCCATTTTACAATAAAATAAGTGGTATTAGGGAGAGCATTCTAAAAACAAGAAAAAAAGAAATTGCTTTAAGTGAAAGAGTTTCAAAACTTAAAAAGGAAGTTAAAGCATTAACAGACGAAAGAAAAGATATTTTAATTGCAGGTACTGAAGATGAGGATGCAAAAACTATCATAAATAGATATAAGGGAGCAATTAGAAGATTAGAAAATTCTTCTAATCAGATTGATAGAATAAAAGCAAATATTTTTGAACTTAGGACTAAAATTATTAACACTGAAAAAGAGATTCAGAGTTTAAGACCCTCTGATATCCCTGAGGGATATAATTTGAATTATGAAATAAATAGTGATTTATATGATGCTACTTTAAAAGCTAAAGAAAGAGTTTATGAAAATATGATTTCTCTATTAGAAAGGTATGCTAATGAACACTTTCAAGAATTAATAAAGTATAACTCTCTTGCTGGAGGAATTTTGAAATTTGAAAAATCTCCTTCTGGTTCAATTAATTTTAACTATTTGGATAGTGCAGGAAATACAGTTCATGGTAGCTCTGAGGGTTTCCAAAGAATGAAAAAGTTTTCTGTAGTTATGGCAGTGATTTCTGCAAACACAACAAAGTATAATTATCCATTACTTGCTGATGCTCCAATTTCAGCATTTGGAGAGGGATTTACTGAGGGCTTTTTTGAATCCACTGGTAAGGTTTTTCCACAAAGTATAGTTTTAGTTAAAGATTTATATAAAAGTAATGATGATATGAAAATCAATGATTTAGGAAAAAAACTCTTAAGAGACACTAATGTAAAAACATTCTATGTCAATCAAGTTCCAAAAGATGTTGAACAGGTTGAGCTATTCACTACTAAAATAAAATTAAAGTAA